In the genome of Amphiura filiformis chromosome 4, Afil_fr2py, whole genome shotgun sequence, one region contains:
- the LOC140151333 gene encoding uncharacterized protein: MHNLLTYSIFVALLLAVCSAVSLDDLMGNQPENPADQVIDDAAAETLDELEVTVFEEIIDAEMNRKRTTMSPKKCCKIGKKVAEAGLYCNIDLMQVQKKNNNVFKRKMKWQGPDADVGKRQHKDLLMRVEKCYPAKSSRSMFMKCCQLQQSRQDELEDCKKLPTRDERKACRRNAKGKGDY, from the exons ATGCATAACCTTCTGACTTACTCCATTTTCGTGGCTCTTCTCCTCGCAGTTTGCTCTGCAG TAAGCCTAGACGATCTCATGGGCAATCAACCTGAAAACCCTGCAGACCAAGTCATTGACGACGCTGCTGCAGAGACTCTTGATGAACTCGAGGTTACGGTGTTTGAAGAAATTATTGACGCTGAAATGAATCGCAAGAGGACGACGATGTCACCGAAGAAATGCTGCAAAATAGGCAAGAAAGTCGCTGAGGCAGGGCTGTATTGCAATATCGACTTAATGCAG GTTCAGAAAAAGAACAACAATGTCTTCAAGCGCAAGATGAAATGGCAAGGTCCTGATGCTGACGTCGGCAAACGACAGCACAAAGACCTGTTGATGCGCGTAGAGAAATGTTACCCCGCTAAATCGTCAAGAAGTATGTTTATGAAATGCTGTCAACTCCAACAATCAAGACAAGACGAATTGGAAGACTGCAAGAAATTACCAACTCGAGATGAGCGCAAGGCTTGCAGACGGAACGCCAAGGGAAAAGGAGACTATTAA